In one Vibrio rarus genomic region, the following are encoded:
- a CDS encoding cytosolic protein — translation MFIHHVNDIDWLVITAFEEFKTLFIEDAGAIPSCFSRASELSLIDQAKRTYGYLPQFSGVITDTGTFQSKANKEDLNPQLACLVEGRGRVFIYHGGFVAFVDDEQTFITRID, via the coding sequence ATGTTTATCCATCATGTTAACGACATCGACTGGCTGGTGATTACAGCTTTTGAAGAATTTAAAACTCTATTTATCGAAGACGCTGGTGCGATCCCATCTTGCTTCTCTAGAGCTAGTGAATTGAGCCTGATTGATCAAGCCAAGCGCACTTATGGATATTTGCCTCAATTCAGCGGCGTAATCACCGATACGGGCACTTTTCAAAGCAAGGCTAATAAAGAAGATTTGAACCCACAACTTGCCTGCCTTGTGGAGGGACGTGGTCGAGTGTTTATCTATCATGGCGGCTTTGTGGCTTTTGTGGATGACGAACAAACCTTTATTACGCGGATAGACTAA
- a CDS encoding transposase, whose amino-acid sequence MPRPRRTQISLEDTPYYHCCSRVVRRAYLCGDDAYSGKNYDHRRGWVESLLLKLTSVFAIDVAAFAIMSNHLHVVLHVDIEAANDWSDREVLEQWHQIFKGDELTHRFVKGHLLPPADTAILQHRIATYRSRLCDISWFMRCLNEPIARRANQEDNCSGRFWEGRFKSQALLDEAALITCMAYVDLNPIRAKMAKTLEQSEHTSIQLRIQGALRGEQPKRLLPFIENEQHNQPKGVAFPLSDYLQLIDETGRLIRDDKRGAISSGSQDLLVKMNIAPDNWMTLITQFGHLFHGPVGTLEELTSYCEHLEKRRRHFAKCCRYLKEH is encoded by the coding sequence ATGCCTCGCCCTCGAAGAACTCAAATTAGTCTTGAAGATACGCCTTATTATCATTGCTGCAGTCGCGTTGTTAGGCGCGCGTACCTTTGTGGCGACGATGCTTACTCCGGGAAAAATTACGACCATAGGCGTGGTTGGGTTGAATCATTATTACTAAAACTCACATCAGTATTTGCCATCGATGTTGCCGCTTTTGCTATTATGTCCAATCACTTACATGTGGTGTTACACGTTGATATTGAGGCCGCCAACGACTGGAGTGACAGAGAAGTACTTGAGCAATGGCATCAAATATTTAAAGGCGATGAACTCACTCATCGCTTTGTTAAAGGGCATTTACTCCCCCCTGCAGATACCGCAATATTGCAGCATAGGATTGCTACTTATCGAAGTCGCCTTTGTGATATCAGCTGGTTTATGCGTTGTCTTAATGAGCCCATCGCGCGAAGGGCAAACCAAGAAGACAACTGCTCTGGCCGATTTTGGGAAGGACGGTTTAAATCTCAAGCCTTGCTCGACGAGGCTGCGCTAATTACCTGCATGGCTTACGTAGATTTAAATCCAATTAGAGCCAAAATGGCCAAAACACTTGAGCAGTCAGAGCATACCAGCATTCAACTTCGCATTCAGGGGGCTTTAAGAGGAGAGCAACCTAAACGTTTACTGCCTTTTATAGAAAATGAACAGCACAATCAACCTAAGGGCGTGGCTTTTCCGCTAAGTGACTACTTACAACTCATTGATGAAACAGGGCGGTTAATTCGGGATGATAAGCGTGGCGCTATCAGTAGTGGTAGTCAGGATTTACTAGTAAAAATGAATATTGCCCCCGATAACTGGATGACACTTATCACTCAATTTGGCCACTTGTTCCATGGCCCTGTTGGGACACTTGAAGAACTGACATCTTACTGTGAGCATTTAGAAAAGCGGCGACGGCATTTTGCGAAATGTTGCCGATATTTAAAAGAGCACTAA
- a CDS encoding DnaJ domain-containing protein: MSNIETYYTILNVLPDSDGSVIRGAYKALAKKYHPDTYKGDKKFANEMMQKINMAYQVLNDPIKRQAYDIEIECVNKTKSKEKKQTNKNNADENWEYATQFYPDLVSIADNLLIINKNLSDTFKSEVLKQKAFSYILANRLAIELQNDFLIRNFGQDSIAQQLGLSYLKKGNKVAALELNKALVFFGSEASTKTIEQIISQYGDPRNIKCNDNDSLAIGVFLVFIYVIILIVAGISLS, translated from the coding sequence ATGTCAAACATAGAAACCTACTATACGATCTTGAATGTCTTACCCGACTCTGACGGATCAGTCATTCGTGGTGCATATAAAGCCTTAGCTAAAAAATATCATCCTGACACATATAAAGGTGATAAGAAGTTTGCTAATGAAATGATGCAAAAGATTAATATGGCATATCAAGTTCTAAATGACCCCATAAAGCGCCAAGCTTATGACATTGAAATAGAATGTGTTAATAAAACAAAATCGAAAGAAAAAAAGCAAACAAACAAAAATAATGCAGATGAAAATTGGGAATATGCTACCCAATTCTATCCGGATCTTGTAAGTATTGCCGATAATCTATTAATCATCAATAAGAACCTTTCAGATACATTCAAGTCTGAAGTATTAAAACAAAAAGCGTTTAGTTATATTTTAGCAAACCGGCTCGCTATAGAACTTCAAAATGATTTCCTCATTCGTAACTTTGGACAAGACTCTATTGCCCAACAACTAGGCTTATCTTATTTAAAAAAAGGGAATAAGGTCGCTGCACTTGAATTAAATAAAGCGTTGGTTTTTTTTGGGAGTGAGGCTTCTACGAAAACAATAGAACAAATCATTAGTCAATATGGAGATCCTCGCAATATAAAATGTAATGATAATGATTCATTAGCTATAGGTGTATTTTTAGTATTTATTTATGTAATTATTCTCATCGTTGCAGGTATATCATTATCATGA
- a CDS encoding formate--tetrahydrofolate ligase translates to MLSDIEISRFTPLRPIADIATAVGLHADEIQTHGQYKAKVCLKALKRLKKKKTGKLVVVTAITPTPLGEGKTVTAIGLAQGLFKVGQSVMTCIRQPSMGPVFGVKGGAAGGGYSQVAPMEELNLHLTGDIHAVTAAHNLASAAIDARIYHEQRKGYDDFEARTGMKPLRIDPTSIVWKRVVDHNDRALRKINVGLNDEGKTINGYEREDGFDISAASELMAVLALAADLHDLRLRIGKIVIGYNFDGQAVTTEDLGVAGAMTVSMRQAIEPTMMQTLEGIPTLVHAGPFANIAHGNSSIIADNIATKLVDYTVTEGGFGSDMGFEKACNIKAQASGKAPDCAVIVATLRGLKANSGLYNLKPGQPIPDSMFDKDSAALKAGFDNLAWHIQNVVKYGVPAVVAINRFPQDSDEELAELKAMVEALPYAVEVAVCEAFAKGGAGATELAAKVVELCQSPSQFTPLYQPSNTLEEKIMAVTELGYGADSVTLSDKAKAQLAQFKALGFDHLAICMAKTPMSISADGAVKGAPSSFDIPVRELKLCAGAGFIYALCGNVMTMPGLSDKPAFMNLDIDADGNIIGLS, encoded by the coding sequence ATGCTGTCGGACATTGAAATCTCACGCTTTACCCCTTTACGCCCTATTGCTGATATCGCCACCGCAGTAGGACTGCATGCAGATGAGATTCAAACCCATGGACAATATAAAGCCAAGGTTTGCCTTAAAGCACTAAAACGTCTTAAAAAGAAAAAAACAGGAAAATTGGTGGTAGTGACGGCGATTACTCCCACGCCACTTGGAGAAGGCAAAACGGTTACAGCCATAGGTTTAGCTCAAGGCTTATTTAAGGTCGGTCAGTCGGTAATGACTTGCATTAGACAACCGTCAATGGGCCCTGTTTTTGGCGTGAAAGGTGGTGCTGCGGGTGGTGGTTACTCTCAAGTTGCACCAATGGAAGAGCTAAATTTGCACCTCACCGGAGACATCCACGCCGTTACTGCAGCGCATAACTTAGCGTCTGCTGCTATTGATGCTCGTATTTATCACGAGCAAAGAAAGGGTTATGACGACTTTGAAGCTCGCACGGGCATGAAGCCATTGCGTATTGATCCTACTAGCATAGTGTGGAAGCGAGTAGTGGATCACAATGACCGTGCCCTACGAAAAATCAATGTAGGTTTGAATGATGAAGGCAAAACCATCAATGGCTATGAACGAGAAGATGGTTTTGATATTTCTGCTGCTTCAGAATTAATGGCGGTACTCGCCTTGGCCGCAGATTTACACGATCTGCGTCTGCGTATTGGTAAGATCGTCATTGGTTACAACTTTGATGGACAAGCAGTAACGACGGAAGATCTTGGTGTAGCTGGCGCTATGACAGTTAGTATGCGTCAAGCCATTGAGCCCACTATGATGCAAACGTTAGAAGGGATCCCAACCTTAGTTCACGCGGGTCCATTTGCTAACATTGCCCACGGTAACTCTTCGATTATAGCCGACAATATTGCCACTAAATTGGTGGACTATACGGTAACCGAAGGGGGCTTTGGCTCGGACATGGGTTTTGAAAAAGCGTGTAATATTAAAGCGCAAGCCTCTGGCAAAGCTCCAGATTGTGCGGTAATTGTTGCCACATTGCGCGGTTTAAAGGCCAATTCAGGCTTATATAATTTGAAACCAGGCCAACCTATCCCCGATAGCATGTTCGACAAAGACAGTGCGGCGCTAAAAGCCGGTTTTGATAATTTAGCTTGGCATATTCAAAACGTAGTAAAGTATGGTGTGCCTGCTGTTGTGGCAATTAACCGTTTCCCGCAAGACAGTGACGAAGAATTGGCCGAGCTTAAAGCCATGGTAGAAGCTTTGCCATACGCCGTTGAAGTTGCGGTGTGTGAAGCGTTTGCTAAAGGTGGGGCAGGGGCAACAGAGTTGGCGGCCAAAGTGGTTGAACTGTGCCAATCTCCGAGCCAATTTACCCCGCTCTATCAGCCTTCTAATACGTTAGAAGAAAAAATCATGGCAGTGACTGAGCTTGGTTATGGTGCCGATTCGGTTACGTTAAGTGATAAAGCCAAAGCGCAACTGGCACAATTTAAAGCATTGGGCTTTGATCATTTAGCGATTTGTATGGCTAAAACACCTATGTCCATTTCTGCAGATGGCGCAGTAAAAGGCGCACCATCTTCTTTTGATATTCCTGTGCGTGAGCTAAAGTTGTGTGCTGGCGCTGGGTTTATTTATGCATTGTGCGGCAATGTGATGACCATGCCTGGCTTATCGGATAAGCCGGCCTTTATGAATCTTGATATTGATGCCGACGGAAATATTATTGGTTTAAGTTAA
- a CDS encoding polysaccharide lyase 6 family protein, which produces MNKNILAILIGLALVGCNDTSSNENTDSDNQPDASIPATPIEPSIPVTPDEDPDGSNPDASIPATPIEPSIPVTPDEDPDGSNPDASIPATPIEPSIPVTPDEDPDGSNPDASIPATPIEPSIPVTPDTPTDPDDSTPLPPITPDAGYSATGIPLGVQEVPEVNCTEVFTSTSELEEAVSTEMAPGTTLCLADGEYSQGLEIKFAGPGTEDQPIKVAAQNPGKAIINGGEVEVIMGGTYTQLQGFVFDGVEFNNQLISTRLATLDLCKHCRITEVSIIDAVTEKDYGILVHIYGQHIWLDHNIISGKTAKNPMISFNRWVDSSWDEATIYESLAQDIVVYKNYIANRAPADNKLYADGGDNDYEAIRTGLSDTHHYDGNSFVVANLFEQIQGEAEVISNKGSHNVISHNTIRNSYGSLTNRHGHGSTIDNNFIISDDFPLSGGLRIVDGDHSVTNNYIEGARYLSTTHHGGIVLLGSDGAGDSDNGYQQVDNVHLAHNTVVDSVNSLNLDGGGKKMQPRNVFLSNNLVDQAIGPVFRSDGRGVPESSSISGNIVHGESLSDDDGIKNSSGFEFTQAYLAKHSDDGLYRPTDSSPNLDALSDYEKGSFTAVTLDMDGQARSNTTLVGADEVSDETRLFKPLSYADVGPTHYTLDKPTPIMVETTIANAAFDHGLDAWSGSATLVTGSDSFARNGSVQVKLNESLSQEVELLPNHDYVLSAFIKGAYRLEVAGIKYQQDVLSDESYQWVTMPFNSGDNTSGDVILGLPDSVTLYADVQDGDLGQWREDGGSSDVWVQYEGVGGDDVGSSGDSAFNDDVTNGSARVRFKKGEDSYDFTAKPGLSQKVTGLPADKDMTFSMYYCDNKGDDSASTLHYGVKDSNDNIIIDARAHVKDLDDAPEGSVKNCFKQVTVDFNSSSYNDVEIFAYMEIDTENFSQEQLEALVDSDKELEVRIDEFSITYQGAPSDDAVGYFDEIRLVTRNDQ; this is translated from the coding sequence ATGAACAAGAATATTCTAGCTATCTTAATAGGCTTGGCATTAGTAGGTTGTAATGATACGTCTAGTAATGAAAATACGGATTCTGATAATCAACCAGATGCGTCAATTCCAGCTACGCCAATTGAACCGTCTATCCCGGTTACTCCTGATGAAGATCCTGATGGCTCAAATCCAGATGCGTCAATTCCAGCTACGCCAATTGAACCGTCTATCCCGGTTACTCCTGATGAAGATCCTGATGGCTCAAATCCAGATGCGTCAATTCCAGCTACGCCAATTGAACCGTCTATCCCGGTTACTCCTGATGAAGATCCTGATGGCTCAAATCCAGATGCGTCAATTCCAGCTACGCCAATTGAACCGTCTATCCCAGTTACTCCTGATACCCCTACGGATCCTGATGATTCGACTCCTTTACCTCCTATTACCCCTGACGCCGGTTATAGCGCGACAGGGATTCCGTTAGGGGTCCAAGAAGTACCAGAAGTAAACTGTACAGAGGTGTTCACATCAACCTCTGAACTAGAAGAAGCAGTAAGTACTGAAATGGCTCCTGGTACTACTTTGTGTCTTGCTGATGGTGAATATAGTCAAGGATTAGAGATCAAATTTGCAGGCCCTGGTACCGAAGATCAACCAATTAAAGTTGCTGCACAGAACCCAGGTAAAGCCATCATTAATGGCGGTGAAGTTGAAGTCATTATGGGCGGAACTTACACTCAACTACAAGGTTTCGTGTTTGATGGTGTTGAATTTAATAACCAATTGATCAGCACGCGATTAGCAACTCTAGACCTGTGTAAACACTGTCGTATCACCGAAGTTTCAATTATCGATGCAGTAACTGAGAAAGATTATGGCATCTTAGTTCATATTTACGGTCAGCATATTTGGCTTGATCACAATATCATCAGTGGTAAAACGGCTAAAAACCCAATGATCTCGTTTAACCGTTGGGTAGATAGTAGCTGGGATGAAGCAACTATATATGAATCTTTAGCTCAAGATATTGTTGTGTATAAAAACTACATTGCGAACAGAGCTCCGGCAGATAATAAGTTATACGCTGACGGCGGTGACAATGATTATGAAGCTATCCGTACTGGCTTAAGTGATACACATCACTATGATGGAAACTCCTTTGTTGTTGCTAATTTATTTGAACAAATTCAGGGTGAAGCTGAAGTCATCTCAAATAAAGGTTCACATAACGTTATCAGCCATAACACGATTAGAAATAGCTATGGTTCTTTGACTAACCGTCATGGTCATGGTTCAACGATTGATAATAATTTTATTATCAGTGATGATTTCCCTCTGTCGGGCGGCTTACGAATCGTGGATGGAGATCATTCTGTCACCAATAACTACATTGAAGGTGCACGTTATCTGAGTACAACTCACCACGGTGGCATTGTATTATTGGGTTCAGATGGTGCAGGTGATAGCGATAATGGTTACCAGCAAGTAGACAATGTGCACTTAGCACATAACACCGTAGTCGATAGTGTCAACAGCCTTAACCTTGATGGCGGTGGTAAAAAGATGCAACCTAGAAATGTATTTTTATCAAATAACTTAGTTGATCAAGCCATTGGTCCTGTATTTAGAAGTGATGGTCGTGGAGTACCAGAATCCTCTTCTATTTCTGGAAACATTGTACATGGGGAATCTTTATCTGATGATGATGGAATCAAAAACTCATCTGGATTTGAATTTACACAAGCCTATTTAGCTAAGCATTCCGATGATGGTTTATACCGTCCAACGGATTCTTCTCCAAACTTAGATGCGTTGAGTGATTACGAAAAAGGCAGTTTTACCGCTGTTACTCTGGATATGGATGGACAGGCTCGCTCTAACACTACGCTAGTTGGCGCAGATGAGGTATCAGATGAAACCAGACTCTTTAAACCACTAAGCTACGCAGATGTTGGTCCTACACATTATACGTTAGATAAGCCAACACCTATTATGGTTGAAACCACCATTGCTAATGCGGCCTTTGATCATGGTCTAGATGCTTGGTCTGGAAGTGCTACTCTTGTGACGGGGTCTGACTCTTTTGCACGTAATGGCAGTGTTCAAGTGAAACTTAATGAATCTTTGAGTCAAGAGGTTGAGCTTTTACCAAACCATGATTATGTCTTATCTGCGTTTATTAAAGGTGCATATCGATTAGAAGTTGCAGGAATTAAATATCAGCAAGATGTATTGAGTGACGAATCATATCAGTGGGTTACTATGCCGTTTAATTCGGGTGATAATACTAGTGGTGACGTTATTTTAGGATTACCTGATTCGGTGACATTATATGCAGATGTTCAAGATGGTGATTTAGGCCAGTGGCGTGAAGACGGTGGTAGCAGTGATGTTTGGGTTCAATACGAAGGTGTTGGTGGCGATGATGTAGGTAGTTCTGGTGACTCAGCATTTAATGATGATGTGACCAATGGCTCTGCTCGTGTACGCTTCAAAAAAGGCGAGGATAGCTATGACTTTACAGCAAAACCAGGCCTTAGTCAGAAAGTAACCGGCCTTCCAGCGGATAAAGACATGACCTTTAGCATGTACTACTGTGATAACAAAGGTGATGATTCTGCGTCAACTTTACATTATGGTGTTAAAGACAGTAACGACAATATTATTATTGATGCACGTGCGCATGTGAAAGATTTGGATGATGCTCCAGAAGGCAGCGTTAAAAATTGCTTCAAGCAAGTGACCGTTGACTTTAATAGTAGCTCGTACAATGACGTTGAAATCTTTGCTTACATGGAAATCGATACTGAAAACTTCTCTCAAGAGCAGCTAGAAGCTCTAGTAGATAGTGATAAAGAACTAGAAGTTCGTATTGATGAGTTCTCTATTACTTATCAAGGCGCTCCAAGTGACGATGCCGTTGGCTATTTCGATGAGATTCGACTGGTGACTCGTAACGACCAATAA
- a CDS encoding DUF1643 domain-containing protein produces MANLFTYRTTQPEDMKKAPDPIGDKNRFRVVALRRFCPEYCCYT; encoded by the coding sequence ATGGCGAACCTTTTTACCTATCGAACTACTCAGCCAGAAGACATGAAAAAAGCACCAGATCCAATCGGCGACAAAAACCGCTTTAGAGTAGTTGCACTAAGGCGCTTTTGTCCCGAGTATTGTTGCTACACATAA
- a CDS encoding HNH endonuclease, with the protein MRSDVLRWSHYKGGAVNEPFIDLFRSGPVSREEFRFIMENSSENVRRHEHRHYLPIMQCLNAIHYSEIYRYRGIDLTDNDFINGKRVNFISFLNRLSIAPISDSTFQKLIISDNTTANFQAKKQNVIPLANTIRTLANNLHDLPMYSNRENDLGGMHSADKVQYDLDKEISESMKDTSENRRRRLKSTPNNPEKIQTVSTAYRRNPDVIVEVLLRANGICERCKKDAPFRRRKDETPYLEVHHIIRLADGGVDSVENALALCPNCHRELHFGSEY; encoded by the coding sequence ATGCGTTCAGACGTTTTAAGGTGGAGTCATTATAAAGGAGGCGCTGTAAACGAACCTTTCATAGACCTATTCCGTTCAGGTCCCGTTTCGCGAGAAGAATTTAGGTTTATTATGGAGAACTCAAGCGAAAATGTTCGTAGGCATGAGCACAGACACTATCTTCCTATAATGCAATGTTTGAATGCGATTCACTACAGCGAAATCTACCGTTATCGAGGGATTGACCTGACCGATAATGACTTTATCAATGGTAAACGTGTTAATTTTATTAGCTTTTTAAATCGTCTATCAATTGCTCCAATATCAGACTCTACTTTTCAAAAACTTATTATAAGCGACAACACAACGGCGAACTTTCAAGCTAAAAAACAAAATGTGATACCACTTGCTAACACCATTCGCACCCTTGCTAACAACCTGCACGACCTTCCAATGTACTCCAATCGTGAAAATGATTTAGGTGGTATGCACTCCGCCGATAAAGTGCAGTATGATTTAGACAAAGAAATCTCGGAGTCGATGAAAGACACTTCTGAAAATCGTCGCAGAAGGTTAAAGTCAACTCCTAATAATCCTGAGAAAATCCAAACGGTTTCAACAGCATATCGAAGGAATCCTGATGTTATTGTCGAAGTTCTACTAAGAGCAAATGGTATATGTGAGCGCTGTAAAAAAGACGCTCCATTTAGAAGGCGCAAGGACGAAACACCGTACCTTGAAGTGCATCATATAATCAGGCTTGCAGATGGTGGAGTCGATAGCGTTGAAAATGCGCTAGCACTTTGCCCGAATTGCCATAGAGAACTCCATTTTGGTTCCGAATACTAG
- a CDS encoding chondroitinase-B domain-containing protein: protein MNKNILAIFIGLALAGCNSSSNSAPKTNTQTKTPVATISKTATSNTPSSTKTETPKITPSESIKTPAKPTTKASPSTVESNAMATQTKATAISQPANTLPIATLNTDYDTVFKSSGIPEGITQIPKVNCSETFSSLTDLTAKAKELTSIADKAIEEAQENGTTATNVNKGKTLCLADGEYTNGGSKLNLKINGFTVAAEHSGAAKIKDIEVAIAMSGENSVLQGFIFDKTGFGGAFIQTRGNHSLPCNDCRITEVSILSPNPLKDYGNILKIYGHNVWFDHSIISGKTNANPMISFVREKGLTEAQKAKNIVVYKNYIANRPPVDGKIYPGNDNDYEAIRTGLSETHGQSSHSFVVGNFFEYIQGEAEVVSNKASDNTISFNTIRNSYGSLTNRHGHNNKIENNFIIGDGYPQSGGIRIVDAGHQVNNNYIEGARYLGTTHHGGIVLLGSDSHSDSGTGNGYQPVKNVHITNNTIVDSVNSLNLDGGGKKYQPTNVFIENNIVDKAIGSIFRSSDRGLPPDSEILGNFLSGATVADTDKITIPQLANNHFESAGLERSNENGLFRPTTNSPSLNVAITADNKGNVVIPAIDMDGQRRSDPTFVGADEINNKVIRTIQPLSFADVGPVNYKVDKPEPIVVTAPIKNSNFSNWTENWTGDNATTITGVNAFSGKTLQLDNNGAVTQDVAVLPNHHYVMSAFVKGSYALSVEGTDVIKDNVAKGNISGDQYKWVKLPFDSGSNDQITVSLAIPKTVTVNADVVDADFSDYKNGHKEGWTEHKDNADVGSSSDSAFSAGGSARMRFKHSDDATNDFTSEPSISQVVTGLPENTDVTFSIYYCNQMKDDAHLASLHFGAREVAKTSLAGNILSEANVHTSDLKNAPSGSKKDCFKKATTSFNTGANTSVEIFAGMAVAANDIDAVKASAAYNNGDSGKFEIRVDNPTLSYEGPAAAGLVGNFDEVRIATRTDQKIK, encoded by the coding sequence ATGAATAAAAATATATTGGCTATTTTTATTGGACTTGCACTAGCAGGCTGTAATAGCAGTTCTAACTCAGCGCCAAAAACAAATACACAAACAAAAACCCCTGTCGCGACCATATCTAAGACGGCGACTTCTAATACTCCCTCCTCCACTAAAACAGAGACTCCAAAAATAACGCCGAGTGAGTCAATAAAAACGCCAGCTAAACCTACAACAAAGGCTTCGCCTTCTACAGTTGAAAGTAACGCAATGGCTACACAAACCAAAGCAACAGCAATCAGCCAACCGGCAAATACACTGCCAATAGCAACACTTAATACTGATTATGATACCGTCTTCAAATCTTCTGGTATTCCTGAGGGCATCACGCAAATTCCTAAAGTGAACTGCTCAGAAACATTCAGTTCATTAACAGACTTAACAGCAAAAGCAAAAGAACTCACTAGTATTGCTGATAAAGCCATCGAAGAAGCGCAAGAAAATGGCACTACAGCGACTAATGTAAACAAAGGCAAAACCTTATGTTTAGCTGATGGGGAGTATACTAACGGCGGTTCTAAACTTAATTTAAAAATAAACGGATTTACCGTTGCAGCCGAACATTCAGGTGCAGCAAAAATTAAAGATATCGAAGTCGCTATTGCAATGAGCGGTGAAAACAGTGTCTTACAAGGTTTCATCTTTGATAAGACAGGTTTTGGTGGTGCATTTATCCAAACTCGTGGTAACCACAGCCTCCCTTGTAATGATTGCCGCATTACAGAAGTGTCTATTCTTAGCCCTAATCCCCTAAAAGATTACGGTAATATACTTAAGATTTACGGTCATAATGTATGGTTTGACCACAGCATAATTAGTGGTAAAACCAACGCTAACCCTATGATTTCTTTTGTTCGTGAAAAAGGCCTCACCGAAGCACAAAAAGCTAAGAATATTGTTGTTTACAAAAACTATATCGCTAACCGACCTCCTGTTGACGGTAAAATCTACCCAGGAAATGACAATGATTACGAAGCAATTCGTACCGGTTTAAGTGAAACCCACGGCCAATCAAGTCACTCATTCGTTGTGGGTAACTTTTTTGAATATATCCAAGGGGAAGCGGAAGTTGTTTCAAACAAAGCCAGTGATAATACCATTAGCTTTAATACCATTCGTAACAGCTATGGTTCATTGACTAATCGCCACGGACACAATAATAAAATTGAAAACAACTTTATTATTGGTGACGGTTACCCACAATCCGGTGGTATTCGTATTGTTGATGCCGGCCATCAAGTTAACAACAACTATATTGAAGGGGCTCGTTACCTTGGTACAACCCACCACGGTGGTATTGTGTTACTTGGTTCAGATAGCCATAGCGACTCAGGTACTGGTAACGGTTATCAACCCGTTAAAAATGTCCACATCACCAATAATACGATTGTAGACAGTGTTAACAGTTTAAATCTGGATGGTGGTGGTAAAAAATACCAACCAACCAATGTATTTATTGAAAACAACATTGTAGATAAAGCTATTGGCTCTATTTTTAGAAGCTCAGACCGTGGTTTACCACCAGATTCAGAAATTTTAGGTAACTTCTTATCGGGTGCAACAGTTGCTGACACAGATAAAATCACCATCCCTCAACTGGCCAATAACCATTTTGAATCTGCAGGTCTTGAACGCAGTAATGAAAATGGCCTATTTAGACCAACAACCAACTCACCAAGCCTAAATGTTGCCATTACAGCAGATAACAAAGGTAACGTTGTCATTCCTGCCATTGATATGGATGGACAACGTCGCAGTGATCCAACCTTTGTTGGCGCGGATGAAATTAATAACAAAGTTATCCGTACCATTCAGCCATTAAGTTTTGCTGACGTTGGTCCTGTTAACTATAAAGTAGATAAACCTGAACCTATTGTTGTTACTGCGCCAATTAAAAATAGTAACTTTAGCAACTGGACAGAAAACTGGACTGGTGACAATGCAACAACTATCACTGGTGTCAATGCGTTTTCTGGTAAAACATTACAATTGGATAACAACGGTGCCGTCACTCAAGATGTGGCAGTATTACCTAACCATCATTATGTAATGAGTGCGTTTGTAAAAGGCAGCTATGCCCTTTCTGTGGAAGGGACCGATGTCATTAAAGACAATGTAGCTAAAGGCAATATCTCCGGTGATCAGTACAAATGGGTAAAACTACCTTTTGATAGTGGTTCAAATGACCAAATTACTGTATCACTTGCCATTCCAAAAACCGTCACGGTTAACGCAGATGTTGTTGATGCAGACTTTAGTGACTATAAAAATGGCCATAAAGAAGGCTGGACTGAACACAAAGATAACGCTGATGTCGGTAGCTCAAGTGACAGTGCGTTCTCTGCAGGCGGTTCTGCTCGTATGCGCTTTAAACATAGTGATGATGCAACCAACGACTTCACATCTGAACCAAGTATCAGCCAAGTCGTTACTGGACTACCAGAGAACACTGACGTGACTTTCTCTATCTACTACTGTAACCAAATGAAAGATGACGCACATCTTGCTAGCCTTCACTTTGGTGCTAGAGAAGTAGCTAAAACCTCTCTTGCAGGTAATATTTTGAGCGAAGCAAACGTTCATACTAGCGACCTAAAAAATGCACCTAGTGGATCTAAAAAAGATTGCTTCAAAAAAGCGACTACGTCATTTAATACAGGGGCTAACACTAGCGTAGAAATCTTCGCTGGTATGGCGGTTGCCGCAAATGATATTGATGCTGTGAAAGCAAGTGCGGCTTACAACAATGGTGATAGCGGTAAATTTGAAATCCGCGTTGATAACCCAACACTTTCTTATGAAGGTCCTGCAGCGGCTGGTTTAGTGGGTAACTTTGATGAAGTGCGTATTGCAACTCGTACTGACCAAAAAATTAAATAG